The proteins below are encoded in one region of Aquisphaera giovannonii:
- a CDS encoding type II secretory pathway, component PulD, whose protein sequence is MPPIKYLEAGARLYNSGDFDRAAKYLDAARLYRDELQSDEQATLDAYLKELAKVQGAASTAPAPAADPGVTKAAMPAPTAASPAPVGDVRSAGTDEPAIADPKQRARWLLHEAREQIAAGNPAGAEAKIAEAEAVDVKWGLFDDTPAKVRKDLKREFPNAASADVGKAAPSQPGDHKTAVAQLREARAALAKHQVDQAESIAAQVKGWNLSYGLFEDNPDKVIAAAHALRKRDRMRNVPAKELASTGVYDVLVQESRQLLKLGKLEEASAKAKQAQRMNVTPSLTADRAESVLFDIAEADARRKKAVASKSPAATMDPAVRQVSGESAGAPLLAAPDQDPAPAAAPAELVPADQPVADATKAEAPKVAAAPQPAPADAMPALDDQPHAAEPVAAAPAAGHASKGEQMLAEARALYASGNYPAARQLAEEAKAGKAGVDSQADELLAQVGMAEQRGAFTLYESALSAMRNGDNARARALLNEVASAGASLDENLRTKVEELLKKIPAADKANAPSGRAVVGDKAPIPDAEALAAQKLNAEVGTKIAEARRLQEIDPDKSIALYEQTMKAVKASGLSNSLTKPMVRRLEVALELARKDKVAFDVKMKDKSAKADIELKRLRYLEADNAKKARMKELMDKAQAAYAAGNLNEAETYAKRAGEIDPNEVAATMMAYKARMERRYKQDLDTRAAKENGAVTAFQEVDLASVADPEVQLNGIKYAKNFKDLTRERLRMNQKLEVKKDPKVLAIEAKLREPISMNFEQRPLSEAITFIQNYTGLNVVLDPKALSDEGLTSAAPVSLTVNNVSLKTALKLMLRPLGLVHKVDDEVLLITSPQATPNQMYAQTYYVGDLIMPASKAGDGQFTGALTTADNQSTQLLSSSTSGVVQGNGTDVSGVKKGERPNVDMTPLIQLISTSIAPGTWQVQNQAGQDISANYGLGGGFGGGGGLGGADDSRPPGAIIPFYLSISLIIRHTAEVHEQIADLLRQLRRLQDLQVSIEVRFITVTDNFFEQIGVDFDFSIQSDSVGKKSTWAIPNSAAQIIPVPGTPGNGTGTTGGGIGGTGGGVGGTGGTTGGGVGGTGGGTTGGIGGGGGGIGGGGGGLGGGGGGLGGGAGGGLGGGAGGGLGGGGGTTGGSTAQYLVNPFRDHALGSKLPITVGTQGGGLYNFSNNLQIPFTNTSGSLIAPTNAVAGAGATLGLAFLSDLEVYFFLTAAQGDTRTNVLQAPKVTTFNGAIATILNAELQYYIAALTPVVGPGSVAFLPQPQALLNGVFLSVTPVVSADRRYVRMTLSPNFQTVDGFTTIQVPAAVGGAGLGGSSAAINATIQLPQTNTTTVSTTVTVPDGGTVLLGGVKRLNEERREFGVPVLSKTPWIDRLFRNVGIGRISSSLMLMVTPRIIIIEEEEEKLGIPSTATF, encoded by the coding sequence GTGCCGCCCATCAAGTACCTCGAGGCGGGAGCCCGGCTCTACAACAGCGGCGACTTCGATCGCGCCGCGAAGTACCTGGACGCGGCCCGCCTGTATCGGGACGAGCTCCAGTCCGACGAGCAGGCCACGCTGGACGCCTACCTGAAGGAGCTCGCCAAGGTCCAGGGCGCGGCCTCGACGGCCCCCGCCCCGGCGGCGGACCCGGGCGTCACGAAGGCGGCCATGCCCGCCCCGACGGCCGCGTCCCCGGCACCGGTCGGCGACGTCCGCTCGGCCGGCACCGACGAGCCGGCGATCGCCGACCCCAAGCAGCGGGCCCGCTGGCTGCTGCATGAGGCCCGGGAGCAGATCGCCGCGGGCAACCCGGCCGGCGCCGAGGCCAAGATCGCCGAGGCCGAGGCCGTCGACGTGAAGTGGGGCCTCTTCGACGACACGCCCGCCAAGGTCCGCAAGGACCTCAAGCGGGAGTTCCCCAACGCCGCCTCGGCGGACGTCGGCAAGGCCGCCCCCTCCCAGCCCGGCGACCACAAGACCGCCGTGGCCCAGCTCCGCGAGGCCCGCGCGGCGCTCGCCAAGCACCAGGTCGACCAGGCGGAGTCCATCGCCGCGCAGGTCAAGGGGTGGAACCTCAGCTACGGCCTGTTCGAGGACAACCCGGACAAGGTCATCGCGGCCGCCCACGCCCTGCGGAAGCGGGACCGCATGCGCAACGTCCCGGCGAAGGAGTTGGCCAGCACGGGCGTCTATGACGTCCTCGTCCAGGAGTCCCGCCAGCTCCTGAAGCTCGGCAAGCTGGAGGAGGCCTCCGCCAAGGCCAAGCAGGCCCAGCGGATGAACGTCACCCCGTCCCTGACCGCCGACCGCGCCGAGTCGGTGCTCTTCGACATCGCCGAGGCCGACGCCCGCCGGAAGAAGGCCGTCGCGAGCAAGTCGCCCGCCGCGACCATGGACCCGGCGGTCCGTCAGGTGTCCGGCGAGTCCGCCGGCGCGCCCCTGCTGGCCGCCCCGGATCAGGACCCGGCGCCCGCCGCGGCACCGGCCGAGCTCGTCCCGGCCGACCAGCCGGTGGCCGATGCGACGAAGGCCGAGGCCCCGAAGGTCGCGGCCGCCCCGCAGCCCGCCCCCGCGGACGCGATGCCCGCCCTCGACGACCAGCCCCACGCCGCCGAGCCCGTCGCGGCCGCGCCGGCCGCGGGCCACGCAAGCAAGGGCGAGCAGATGCTGGCCGAGGCCAGGGCCCTCTACGCCAGCGGCAACTACCCGGCCGCCCGCCAGCTCGCCGAGGAGGCCAAGGCCGGCAAGGCCGGCGTGGACTCCCAGGCCGACGAGCTCCTCGCCCAGGTCGGCATGGCCGAGCAGCGCGGCGCCTTCACGCTCTACGAGTCCGCCCTGTCGGCCATGCGGAACGGCGACAACGCCCGCGCCCGCGCCCTCCTCAACGAGGTGGCCTCGGCCGGCGCCTCGCTCGACGAGAACCTCCGCACGAAGGTCGAGGAGCTGCTGAAGAAGATCCCCGCCGCCGACAAGGCGAACGCCCCGAGCGGCCGCGCGGTGGTCGGCGACAAGGCCCCCATCCCGGATGCCGAGGCGCTCGCCGCCCAGAAGCTCAACGCCGAGGTCGGGACCAAGATCGCCGAGGCCCGCCGGCTCCAGGAGATCGACCCCGACAAGTCGATCGCCCTCTACGAGCAGACCATGAAGGCCGTGAAGGCCTCCGGCCTCTCGAACAGCCTGACCAAGCCGATGGTCCGCCGCCTCGAGGTGGCCCTCGAGCTGGCCAGGAAGGACAAGGTCGCCTTCGACGTGAAGATGAAGGACAAGTCCGCCAAGGCCGACATCGAGCTCAAGCGGCTCCGCTACCTGGAGGCCGACAACGCCAAGAAGGCCCGCATGAAGGAGCTGATGGACAAGGCGCAGGCCGCCTACGCCGCCGGCAACCTCAACGAGGCCGAGACCTACGCCAAGCGGGCCGGCGAGATCGACCCTAACGAGGTCGCGGCGACCATGATGGCCTACAAGGCCCGGATGGAGCGTCGCTACAAGCAGGACCTAGACACCCGCGCCGCCAAGGAGAACGGGGCCGTCACGGCGTTCCAGGAGGTCGACCTCGCGAGCGTCGCCGACCCCGAGGTCCAGCTCAACGGCATCAAGTACGCCAAGAACTTCAAGGACCTGACCCGCGAGCGGCTGCGGATGAACCAGAAGCTCGAGGTCAAGAAGGACCCCAAGGTCCTGGCCATCGAGGCGAAGCTCCGCGAGCCGATCTCGATGAACTTCGAGCAGCGGCCGCTCAGCGAGGCCATCACGTTCATCCAGAACTACACGGGCCTGAACGTGGTCCTCGACCCCAAGGCCCTCAGCGACGAGGGGCTCACCTCGGCGGCGCCGGTCTCCCTGACCGTGAACAACGTCTCGCTGAAGACCGCCCTCAAGCTGATGCTCCGGCCGCTCGGCCTGGTGCACAAGGTTGACGACGAGGTCCTGCTGATCACCAGCCCGCAGGCCACGCCCAACCAGATGTATGCCCAGACCTACTACGTGGGCGACCTGATCATGCCCGCGAGCAAGGCGGGGGACGGCCAGTTCACGGGGGCCCTGACCACGGCGGACAACCAGTCGACGCAGCTCCTCAGCAGCTCGACGTCCGGCGTCGTGCAGGGGAACGGCACGGACGTGTCCGGCGTCAAGAAGGGCGAGCGTCCCAACGTGGACATGACCCCGCTGATCCAGCTGATCTCGACGTCGATCGCGCCCGGCACCTGGCAGGTCCAGAACCAGGCCGGCCAGGACATCTCGGCGAACTACGGGCTCGGCGGCGGCTTCGGCGGCGGCGGCGGCCTCGGCGGCGCCGACGACTCCCGGCCCCCCGGGGCGATCATCCCCTTCTACCTGAGCATCAGCCTGATCATCCGGCACACGGCCGAGGTGCACGAGCAGATCGCCGACCTGCTCCGCCAGCTCCGCCGCCTGCAGGACCTCCAGGTGTCCATCGAGGTCCGGTTCATCACGGTCACGGATAACTTCTTCGAGCAGATCGGCGTCGACTTCGACTTCTCGATCCAGTCGGATTCGGTCGGCAAGAAGAGCACCTGGGCCATCCCCAACTCGGCGGCCCAGATCATCCCCGTGCCCGGCACGCCCGGCAACGGGACCGGGACGACCGGCGGCGGGATCGGCGGCACCGGCGGCGGCGTCGGCGGGACCGGCGGGACGACCGGCGGCGGCGTCGGAGGCACCGGCGGCGGCACGACCGGCGGGATCGGCGGCGGCGGCGGCGGGATCGGCGGCGGCGGCGGCGGCCTCGGCGGCGGCGGCGGCGGCCTCGGCGGCGGTGCCGGCGGCGGCCTCGGCGGCGGTGCCGGCGGCGGCCTCGGCGGCGGCGGCGGCACGACCGGCGGCTCCACCGCGCAGTATCTCGTCAACCCGTTCCGCGACCACGCCCTGGGCAGCAAGCTGCCGATCACGGTGGGCACGCAGGGCGGCGGCCTCTACAACTTCTCCAACAACCTCCAGATCCCGTTCACGAACACCAGCGGCAGCCTGATCGCCCCGACCAACGCCGTCGCCGGCGCCGGTGCGACCCTGGGCCTCGCGTTCCTGAGCGACCTCGAGGTGTACTTCTTCCTCACCGCGGCGCAGGGGGACACCCGCACGAACGTGCTCCAGGCCCCGAAGGTGACGACGTTCAACGGTGCCATCGCCACCATCCTGAACGCCGAGCTGCAGTACTACATCGCGGCCCTGACGCCCGTGGTCGGGCCCGGCTCGGTGGCCTTCCTGCCGCAGCCGCAGGCGTTGCTCAACGGCGTGTTCCTGTCGGTCACGCCGGTCGTCTCCGCCGACCGCAGGTACGTCCGGATGACGCTGTCGCCGAACTTCCAGACGGTCGATGGCTTCACCACCATCCAGGTCCCGGCGGCGGTCGGCGGTGCCGGCCTGGGCGGCAGCTCGGCGGCGATCAACGCCACGATCCAGCTCCCCCAGACGAACACGACCACGGTCTCGACCACGGTCACCGTCCCCGACGGCGGCACGGTCCTGCTCGGCGGCGTGAAGCGGCTGAACGAGGAGCGCCGCGAGTTCGGCGTGCCGGTCCTCTCCAAGACCCCCTGGATCGACCGCCTCTTCCGCAACGTGGGCATCGGCCGCATCAGCAGCAGCCTGATGCTGATGGTCACGCCGCGGATCATCATCATCGAGGAGGAGGAGGAGAAGCTGGGCATCCCGTCCACCGCGACGTTCTGA
- a CDS encoding YdjY domain-containing protein: MPHLLPLAMAALLAAQSAPARPDAAKAGPPREPDPAWKPLARSLWFDPSAKQLIIRAKVVLREGPLEHLMCLKGTKEHEAILATDAPPRQIHAGLLLTGAEEGHPVRFLPKFEPPAGTAIAIELQFAAGGEAKKVDARTWLKDSRGKKDLQERWVFAGSEVYTDPITKQKMYAADEGDLITVANFGGAILDLPIASSASNEERVFLADTDHIPPLGTEVFLFLKPAAGGKSGKR; the protein is encoded by the coding sequence ATGCCCCACCTGCTTCCGCTCGCAATGGCCGCCCTGCTGGCGGCCCAGTCCGCGCCCGCGAGGCCCGACGCGGCGAAGGCCGGCCCGCCCCGGGAGCCCGACCCGGCGTGGAAGCCCCTGGCCCGCAGCCTCTGGTTCGACCCGTCCGCAAAGCAGCTCATCATCCGCGCCAAGGTCGTGCTGCGCGAGGGGCCGCTCGAGCACCTCATGTGCCTGAAGGGCACCAAGGAGCACGAGGCGATCCTCGCCACCGACGCCCCTCCGCGTCAGATTCACGCCGGCCTCCTCCTGACCGGCGCGGAGGAAGGCCATCCCGTCCGCTTCCTCCCCAAGTTCGAGCCGCCGGCGGGGACCGCCATCGCGATCGAACTGCAATTCGCGGCGGGGGGTGAGGCGAAGAAGGTGGATGCCCGCACCTGGCTCAAGGACTCTCGGGGCAAGAAGGACTTGCAGGAACGCTGGGTCTTCGCCGGGAGCGAGGTCTACACCGACCCGATCACCAAGCAGAAGATGTACGCCGCCGACGAAGGCGACCTCATCACCGTCGCCAACTTCGGCGGCGCCATCCTCGACCTGCCGATCGCCAGCTCCGCCAGCAATGAAGAGCGAGTCTTCCTCGCGGACACGGATCACATCCCTCCGCTGGGGACCGAGGTCTTCCTCTTCCTCAAGCCGGCGGCGGGAGGGAAATCGGGCAAACGCTGA
- a CDS encoding ABC transporter ATP-binding protein codes for MSKAYEAADPVPRLVHGVVAGMQRPAIIHTEALSKSYGPFRALKGIDLDVAQGEVYGLLGPNGSGKTTAIRLLLGLIRPTSGRATVFGLDSWRQSLQVRRLVSFLPGELRLFGSMSGLGTLRFLSDLRGGDGLDRAVAIAEQVMKLDLRKKVRAYSTGMKQKLALALAFADPVDVLILDEPTSALDPSARGEVIRLVKEAREIGQTIIFSGHVLSEVEEVSDRVAILRRGRLMHVEDMKSRRALRMVLARFRGGIPADVPEDLGLAARERTGDVVLFEHRGEIGPLLSWLASLPVEDVAIGTEDLRSPYDRFHGPDMADGEDEG; via the coding sequence ATGTCGAAGGCGTACGAAGCGGCCGATCCTGTTCCCCGGCTCGTCCATGGCGTGGTGGCGGGGATGCAGCGCCCGGCGATCATCCACACGGAAGCCCTTTCGAAGAGTTACGGCCCCTTCCGGGCCCTCAAGGGGATCGACCTCGACGTCGCCCAGGGGGAAGTGTACGGCCTCCTCGGGCCCAACGGATCGGGCAAGACGACGGCGATCCGGCTGCTGCTGGGGCTGATCCGCCCGACCTCCGGCCGGGCGACCGTGTTCGGCCTCGACTCCTGGCGGCAGAGCCTCCAGGTGCGCCGCCTGGTCTCCTTCCTGCCGGGGGAGTTGCGCCTCTTCGGGTCGATGTCCGGGCTGGGCACGCTCCGCTTCCTGTCCGATCTCCGCGGAGGCGACGGCCTGGACCGCGCCGTGGCCATCGCCGAGCAGGTGATGAAGCTCGACCTGCGGAAGAAGGTCCGGGCCTACTCCACGGGGATGAAGCAGAAGCTGGCCCTCGCGCTGGCGTTCGCGGATCCGGTGGACGTCCTCATCCTGGACGAGCCCACCTCCGCCCTGGATCCGTCGGCGCGGGGCGAGGTCATCCGGCTGGTCAAGGAGGCCCGCGAGATCGGCCAGACGATCATCTTCTCCGGCCACGTGCTCTCCGAGGTGGAGGAGGTCTCCGACCGCGTGGCGATCCTCCGCCGCGGGCGGCTGATGCACGTGGAGGACATGAAAAGCCGTCGCGCGCTGAGGATGGTCCTCGCCCGGTTCCGGGGCGGGATCCCCGCGGACGTCCCTGAGGACCTGGGACTGGCGGCCCGCGAGCGCACGGGGGACGTCGTCCTGTTCGAGCACCGCGGGGAGATCGGCCCCCTGCTCTCCTGGCTGGCGAGTCTCCCCGTCGAGGACGTCGCCATCGGGACGGAGGACCTCAGGAGCCCGTACGACCGCTTCCACGGGCCGGACATGGCGGACGGGGAGGACGAGGGATGA
- a CDS encoding ABC transporter permease subunit codes for MRPFLGLLRKNLHDVRGTFLLSSMALFGLGWLFVFVTSLNEARIMKPLADDDTGTRFRMMRAMGVDEESASAAIMMTFWSHPFILLVVSIWAISRGSAAASAEIERGTLDLILSRPVSRPAYLLSHVLVGMGGLLGLAMMLVAGAACALGFNYLRVPPRPAAFLGPGLNLAALGAPIYGYTLLASACDSVRWRPTMIGSVLTLGGFIALVISLLPVFQDYPWRVYLERASIFKLYNPVDAVGAAEHLARDVGLLLLIGAGCTGLALAAFIRRDLPANG; via the coding sequence ATGAGGCCGTTCCTGGGGCTGCTCCGGAAGAACCTGCACGACGTCCGGGGGACGTTCCTGCTCTCGTCGATGGCCCTCTTCGGGCTGGGCTGGCTGTTCGTCTTCGTGACGTCGCTCAACGAGGCGAGGATCATGAAGCCCCTGGCCGACGACGACACCGGGACCAGGTTCCGGATGATGCGTGCCATGGGCGTCGACGAGGAGTCGGCCTCGGCGGCCATCATGATGACCTTCTGGAGCCATCCGTTCATCCTCCTCGTCGTCTCGATCTGGGCGATCTCCAGGGGCTCCGCGGCCGCCTCCGCGGAGATCGAGCGCGGCACCCTGGACCTGATCCTCAGCAGGCCGGTCTCCCGCCCGGCGTACCTGCTCAGCCACGTCCTCGTGGGGATGGGCGGGCTGCTGGGCCTGGCGATGATGCTCGTGGCGGGCGCCGCCTGCGCGCTGGGATTCAACTACCTCCGCGTCCCCCCCAGGCCCGCGGCGTTCCTCGGCCCCGGCCTCAACCTCGCCGCGCTGGGGGCGCCCATCTACGGCTACACCCTGCTGGCCTCGGCCTGCGACAGCGTCCGCTGGCGGCCCACCATGATCGGATCCGTGCTGACGCTCGGCGGCTTCATCGCGCTGGTCATCTCCCTGCTGCCGGTCTTCCAGGACTACCCCTGGAGGGTGTACCTGGAGCGGGCCTCGATCTTCAAGCTGTACAACCCCGTGGACGCCGTCGGCGCCGCGGAGCACCTGGCGCGGGACGTCGGCCTGTTGCTCCTCATCGGGGCCGGCTGCACGGGCCTGGCCCTGGCCGCCTTCATCCGTCGCGACCTCCCCGCGAATGGCTGA
- the hoxE gene encoding bidirectional hydrogenase complex protein HoxE: MSKAIPDARATAPPDPDGHPAGDPRLKLLDASMKRHRFQPDALIEVLHTAQELFGHLEDDLMLYIAHGLRLPPSRVYGVATFYHFFTFAPRGAHTCVVCLGTACYVKGSEALLAAARGRAAALSEAAEDPRFISVETARCLGACGLAPIVVYDGDVCGDQTPEAVAVRMEGWRNHGSR, from the coding sequence ATGTCGAAGGCGATTCCCGACGCGCGAGCGACCGCCCCGCCCGATCCGGACGGCCATCCCGCGGGCGACCCGCGCCTCAAGCTCCTCGACGCGAGCATGAAGCGGCACCGATTCCAGCCCGATGCGCTCATCGAGGTGCTGCACACGGCCCAGGAGCTCTTCGGCCACCTGGAGGACGACCTCATGCTCTACATCGCCCACGGGCTGAGGCTGCCGCCGAGCCGCGTCTACGGGGTCGCCACGTTCTATCACTTCTTCACGTTCGCCCCGCGGGGGGCCCATACCTGCGTCGTCTGCCTGGGCACCGCCTGCTACGTGAAGGGCTCCGAGGCCCTGCTGGCCGCCGCCCGCGGCCGCGCGGCGGCGCTGTCCGAGGCGGCCGAGGACCCGCGGTTCATCTCGGTCGAGACGGCCAGATGCCTGGGGGCCTGCGGGCTGGCCCCCATCGTGGTCTATGACGGGGACGTCTGCGGCGACCAGACGCCCGAGGCCGTGGCGGTCCGGATGGAAGGGTGGCGGAACCATGGATCTCGCTGA